The genomic DNA GTTCCGCCGCGCTGAACATGGCCCAACACAACTGCGTTGGTATCAATGCCAGTCAGCCGCTCAATCTGCTCGGCGATCTCCGGCGCACTTCCAACGCCTTCAGCCACCATAACAATGAAGTTCTGTTTTCCGGAACGCAACGTGCTGACCATTTTGGCCACCACATCCCGCTCGATGGAAAACTCAATCTCCGGCACCAGTATCGCTAACGCACCGCAGGCAATGCCCGCGTGTAACGCGATATGCCCCGCATGCCGCCCCATAACCTCGATGACCGAGCAACGATCGTGCGACTGTGAGGTGTCGCGCACGCGGTCGACCATCTGTACTACGGTATTGATGGCGGTATCAAAGCCTATTGTGTAATCTGAGGAGGAAATGTCGTTGTCGATGGTACCCGGAATTCCGATACAGGGTAATCCATGGCGGCACAGGTCAAGTGCACCGCGGAATGTGCCGTCGCCGCCGATGGTAACCAGAGTGCCAATACCGGCCTTTTTGCAGATTTCAACCGCCTTGATGATATTGCGTTCCTCTGAAAACTCAGGGCAGCGCGAAGAATAGAGCATTGTGCCGCCGCGCTGAAGAGTTTCGCTGACACTTCGCAAGTGCATATCTTCCATATCGTTGGCCAGCAACCCGGTATATCCACGCTTAATACCCACGACTGAAAATCCACGATTGATGCCCATGCGTACCACTGCGCGTATCGCGGCGTTCATGCCGGGGGCGTCTCCACCGCTGCTTAATATGCCGATTGCCTTTTTCCTCATCATAACAAATCCTCCCATACAATTGATATCAAACAGCAGTCTATTCAACTACCGCTATATTCTGTTCACCTAACTCTTCCTTCAGAACCCGCAGCAACACTTCGCACAGCGAAACCCACATACTGCGTGGCGCAAGGGTCAGCTGACGGCTTTCTGTAAAGTATACATAAACCGGCGTGTTCCCGTCAAATACCGCCATATATTTTTGTGCGCTGAGCCATTCGGGCGCGTCCGGCGTGAGAACCTTTAAATATAGCCCCGGCCTCGCCGCCCTATTGTGTTTTTTTTCCTCCGGCGGTCTAACTTTATTGGTATAAACGCCAGCCTGTTGAGAGACACTTCCCATTTCGTCCATCGGCCGAGCCTCCTCCAAAATCAGTTTGGGATCCTCGTCCTCGCGGTAAGAGAGCCTTCCGCTTAAAACCACCAATCGGTCGACATCGGTCAGCGCCGCATATTGCTCAAGCACCCGCGGAAAGACCAACGCCTCGATGCTGCCGGTAAGATCTTCAACAGTGAGGTAAGCCATCGTGTCGCCCTTTTTGGTGATACTCAGTTTTTTGGTATCTACCACTGCCGCAATACTGACCCTGGCATCGTCGTGCAATGCCTCAGTTCTATTCTCGGCGGAAGCGATGATATCGGAGACGCATGTCACCGGCAACGACGCAATTAAATCGCGATAAGCCAGTAATGGATGCCCCGAAACATAAAGTCCGATGATTTCCTTTTCCATCTTCAAAAGCTGCGAGGGTTCGTATTCCGGTTGTTGAGCAATCTGCTGGTTAGAATTATTTGCATCGGAAGAAAGGTTATCAAACAGGTTGACCTGTCCCGAAATATTAGCTTTATGTACCCGGTCGATGTCTTCCAAAAGCGCGTCACAGCCCGAGAGCAGCGCACGCCGCGACAGGCCAAATCCGTCGCAGGCGCCACATTTGATTAAACTTTCCAGACTTCTGCGGCGCAGATCGGAGCCGTAGAGACGGTTGCAAAAGTCGTAGATATCGGTGAATCGCCCGTCGGCTTCCCGCGCGTCGAGTATCGCGCGCACCACACCTCGTCCAAGGTTTTTGATAGCAAGCAACCCAAAGCGTATCCCCTGCTCGGCAGCAGAA from Oscillospiraceae bacterium MB24-C1 includes the following:
- a CDS encoding ATP-dependent 6-phosphofructokinase, which encodes MRKKAIGILSSGGDAPGMNAAIRAVVRMGINRGFSVVGIKRGYTGLLANDMEDMHLRSVSETLQRGGTMLYSSRCPEFSEERNIIKAVEICKKAGIGTLVTIGGDGTFRGALDLCRHGLPCIGIPGTIDNDISSSDYTIGFDTAINTVVQMVDRVRDTSQSHDRCSVIEVMGRHAGHIALHAGIACGALAILVPEIEFSIERDVVAKMVSTLRSGKQNFIVMVAEGVGSAPEIAEQIERLTGIDTNAVVLGHVQRGGTPTAKERVIASVMGHHAVELIEQGAGKRVVVYRQGKVVDIDIEEALAMHKGIDMNLYRVANDISI